The Candidatus Effluviviaceae Genus I sp. genomic interval ACGACGTCAGCCGCGGGTTCCGGAACGACCTCGGGTTCGTGCCTGACGTAGGGCACCGCGACGTCGAGCTGGGGGCGGGTCACACCTGGCAGCGGGACGCGGGGAGCTGGTGGACCATGCTGAACGCCGGCGGCTGCTACCGGCGCGAGGAGACCGAGGACGGCGATGTCCGGGCGGAGGGAGCGCGTCTCTGGGCGCACTACAACGGTCCGAAGGAGTCGCACGTAGAGGCGGACGGCTGGGTGGGCACCGAGGTGTTCGCGGGCGAGGAGTTCGACACCTGGTCCGCGGAGGTCGAGACGGGCTTCTGGCCCACCGGGTGGCTGTTCGCCATGCTCGAGGGGAAGTACGCGCGCGCCATCGACTACGCGAACGCGCGGAACGGTGATCTGGTCGCGGTCTTCCCGTACGTCGGTCTCAAGGCCGGGCGTCATCTCTCGGCGAACGTGGGGCAGCGCTACGAGCGCATGAACGTGGACGAAGGAAGGCTCTACACGGCGAACGTGACCTACCTGAAGGCGGTCTACCAGTTCTCCCCGGAGATGTTCGTGCGGGCGATCCTCCAGTACGTGGACTGCGACCGCGCCCCCGAGCTTCACCCATTCCCCGTCGAGCCCGAGGAGCAGAGCCTCACGAGCCAGGTCCTCTTCTCGTACAAGCTGAACCCGCAGACCGTGCTCTTCCTCGGCTACGGCGACGCGCACTACGGGAGCGGGACCGTGGACCTCACCCAGACCGACAGGACGTTCTTCGCGAAGGTCGGATACGCCTGGACGCTGTAGGCCTTCATCGGCGGCCGCTGACTGCCCGACCGCCAACGCGGGAGCCCGGCCCATCGGGGCCGGGCTCCGCGCTTCCAGCTCAGGCACTCCCCAGCTCTACTTGAGCACGACGATGCTCCTCGTATCCGACGTGCCACAGGCTTCGATGCGGCAGAAGTACACGCCCGAGGCCACCGCCGTGCCCGAGCGGTCCCTGCCGTCCCACTGCGTCGCGTGCAGGCCGGCTTCGACGTCGTCGTCCACGACGGTTCTCACCAGGCGCCCGGCCACGTCGTAGACAGCGATCCTCACGCGCCCCGCCGCCGGGACGCTGTACGCGATGGTGGCGGACTCGCGGAACGGGTTCGGGCTGCTCGGAAGGAGGGACACGCGCGAGACGACTCCCGGGCTCTCGACGCCTGAGGCCGTCACCAGGATGCCCGTGATCTCGACGTCGTCGATGTTCCAGCCGCAGTACTGCCAGCTGCTATCGGTCGTGCCCATCGTCCAGCGCAGGTACACGGTGGTGTTGTCGGCCAACGCGGAGATGTCGTAGGTGTGCTGGCTCCAGGCGTTCTCCTCGATCGTCGCCGTGTTGGACCAGATGGTGGACCACGTCGTGCCGTTCTTGCTCACCCTGAAGTAGGCGTGGTCGTACGCGGGCTGCTCGACGCCCAGCCACCTCCAGAAGCTCACCTGAACGCCCGCGTAGCCGGTGAGGTCGAGCGCGGGGGTCGTGAGGTGCCGCTCCGGCAGGTTGTTCTCGTAGTCTCCGTTCAGGTTGTAGCCGTACACGTTCGCGCCCGTGTGGCCGCTGATCGGATCGGGGTAACCGTACTGGCCGCCGCCGCCCATCGGCCGCCCGTACGCCCAGAGCCCCTGTGTGGTCCAGCCGGGGTTCGTGTCCATCGGGAACGAGTACACGACGACGCGGTCGCCCACCTCGAGCCCGAGGGCGCGGGTCGTGTTGCCGATGCCGTTGGTCGTGTTCGTGAACGTGAGCACGTCGCTGTAGACGCCGCCGCCGAGGGCCGAGGCAAGCACGTTCAGCTCCGCCGTGACCTCGACCGATGAACCGCCTGGGATGGTCCCGGAGCCGTTCAGGATCGTGACCCACGGCTTCGTCGCCGTGACCGAGTAGCCTATCGCGGCTCCGCCGAGGTTCTCGACCTCGAACGTGACGCTCCCCGGGTTGAACGGCCCGCCGATCGGCCCGGTCGCGAGCAGCCCCTCGGCCGGGGACACCGCGATGCCGTTCCCGCGCGTGCAGCGCGCCGCCTGAAGCACCCGCCGCGGGATGTTGTGACACTGCACCCACGCCACGAACCCGATGTTGTCGAGCTTCCAGGAGGTCCCGAGCGTGAACGCCTTGGCGTAGCTCACCGCTTCGCCGGGCGACGTCAGCGCGAAGGTCTCGTCGGCGAGCATTGCGCGAGCCATGCCCGGCGTCGCGCCGTACGTCTCGATGCCCTCCTCGACGATGACGAAGTGGACCTTGTTGTTCGTGGTCGTGACCGGATCCATGACGTCGATGTCCACGAACAGCGTGCCGGCCGTTGCCGATGTGAACTTGGCCACGGGCTTGACGAGGATCGGACTCCCCTCGGCGATGTTCGCGGCGACGATGGGATTGTACGTTGGGAACATCGTCGGCGCCGTGCT includes:
- a CDS encoding choice-of-anchor J domain-containing protein, with product MSTRRTFYGGATGIPNAWFDGEDNVYGGSTAPTMFPTYNPIVAANIAEGSPILVKPVAKFTSATAGTLFVDIDVMDPVTTTNNKVHFVIVEEGIETYGATPGMARAMLADETFALTSPGEAVSYAKAFTLGTSWKLDNIGFVAWVQCHNIPRRVLQAARCTRGNGIAVSPAEGLLATGPIGGPFNPGSVTFEVENLGGAAIGYSVTATKPWVTILNGSGTIPGGSSVEVTAELNVLASALGGGVYSDVLTFTNTTNGIGNTTRALGLEVGDRVVVYSFPMDTNPGWTTQGLWAYGRPMGGGGQYGYPDPISGHTGANVYGYNLNGDYENNLPERHLTTPALDLTGYAGVQVSFWRWLGVEQPAYDHAYFRVSKNGTTWSTIWSNTATIEENAWSQHTYDISALADNTTVYLRWTMGTTDSSWQYCGWNIDDVEITGILVTASGVESPGVVSRVSLLPSSPNPFRESATIAYSVPAAGRVRIAVYDVAGRLVRTVVDDDVEAGLHATQWDGRDRSGTAVASGVYFCRIEACGTSDTRSIVVLK